In Acidovorax sp. GBBC 1281, a single window of DNA contains:
- a CDS encoding RsmB/NOP family class I SAM-dependent RNA methyltransferase, which yields MHPKALLDACAELVRLTLTLEHPADAVVSRFFRDNRSLGPRERATLAETAYTVLRKKLLFEQLARSGSGPKERRLAILGFAHSQDEQARRTGSGNASGARDFLRGALNDQEKNWLDQCDAVPADDLMDRHRHNLPEWLVAPLKSQLGDGFWPLVDSLSQSAPLDLRVNALQEKRADVQKELAKAGIPAQATPYSPWGLRVDGKPALTKLDAFTRGAVEVQDEGSQLLALLLDAKRGEMVVDFCAGAGGKTLAIGAAMRNTGRLYAFDVSAHRLDALKPRLARSGLSNVHPAAIAHERDDRIKRLAGKIDRVLVDAPCSGLGTLRRNPDLKWRQSPQAVQELVAKQTAILASAARLLKPGGRLVYATCSVLPEENEAIAEAFGAAHPDFVPADAGELLTQLKVEQASALCSGTESGTGYLRLWPHLHQTDGFFAAVWTRKP from the coding sequence ATGCACCCCAAAGCCCTTCTGGACGCCTGCGCTGAACTCGTCAGGCTGACCTTGACCCTCGAACACCCCGCCGACGCGGTGGTGTCCCGTTTTTTCCGTGACAACCGCTCCCTCGGCCCGCGCGAGCGCGCCACCCTCGCCGAGACCGCCTACACGGTGCTGCGCAAGAAGCTGCTGTTCGAGCAGCTCGCCCGTTCGGGCAGTGGTCCCAAGGAACGGCGCCTGGCCATCCTCGGCTTCGCGCACAGCCAGGACGAGCAGGCCCGCCGCACAGGCAGCGGCAACGCCTCCGGCGCGCGCGACTTCCTGCGCGGCGCCCTGAACGATCAGGAAAAGAACTGGCTCGACCAGTGCGATGCCGTGCCGGCGGACGACCTCATGGACCGCCACCGCCACAACCTGCCCGAGTGGCTGGTGGCGCCGCTCAAGAGCCAACTGGGCGATGGCTTCTGGCCCCTGGTGGACAGCCTCTCGCAGAGCGCGCCGCTCGATCTGCGCGTGAACGCGCTGCAGGAAAAGCGGGCCGATGTGCAGAAGGAACTGGCCAAGGCCGGCATTCCGGCGCAGGCCACCCCGTACTCCCCCTGGGGCCTGCGCGTGGACGGCAAGCCCGCGCTCACCAAGCTCGATGCCTTCACGCGCGGCGCCGTCGAGGTGCAGGACGAAGGCTCGCAGTTGCTCGCGCTGCTGCTCGATGCCAAGCGCGGCGAGATGGTGGTCGACTTTTGCGCGGGCGCCGGCGGCAAGACGCTGGCCATCGGCGCGGCCATGCGCAACACCGGGCGCCTCTATGCCTTCGACGTGTCTGCCCACCGGCTCGACGCACTCAAGCCCCGGCTGGCCCGCAGTGGCCTGTCGAACGTGCACCCCGCTGCCATCGCGCACGAGCGCGACGACCGCATCAAGCGCCTGGCCGGCAAGATCGACCGCGTGCTGGTGGATGCGCCGTGCTCCGGCCTGGGCACGCTGCGCCGCAACCCCGACCTGAAGTGGCGCCAGAGCCCCCAGGCGGTGCAGGAACTGGTGGCCAAGCAAACGGCCATCCTCGCGAGTGCCGCGCGCCTGCTCAAGCCGGGTGGCCGGCTGGTGTACGCCACCTGCAGCGTGCTGCCCGAGGAGAACGAGGCCATCGCCGAGGCTTTCGGTGCCGCGCACCCCGACTTCGTGCCGGCCGATGCGGGCGAACTGCTCACCCAGCTCAAGGTCGAGCAGGCCAGTGCGCTGTGCAGCGGAACGGAATCGGGCACTGGTTATCTGCGCCTTTGGCCCCATCTGCACCAGACCGACGGTTTTTTTGCCGCCGTGTGGACGCGCAAGCCCTGA
- a CDS encoding M48 family metallopeptidase, with protein sequence MDQADFVHMVRMSEHASAEDSSAYRRSVAAFAALGYAWVVGCLLLSVGLLAWVLPQLLHGRFRVAYVWVVLGAGGLLWTCLRALWVRIDAPDGLPITAADAPGLFEALERIRTKVKGPALHGVYLDGDFNASIRQTPRWGLFGGAVNHLTIGLPLVMALDKPRLMAVLAHEYGHLRGGHGQFTAWIYRTRLGWLRLHEGLRDGSGPVAAATQAFLHWYFPRFAARTFALARQDEYEADRIAGRLLGPDVAAAALAEIEIKAAWLADEFWPGHWRTAAAHPLPAGPYGALRRLLALPVEAGFAQEALRQAVRRISGVDDTHPVLRDRVEALTGARPALPEGSRRGALSLLGRDPQRWIDHFDRLWCQENASGWKQHHAWLTRVRERAEALKASAARNNADETVEWATLLRHLDPAADVRPLYEAALQRSSEHAGALQGLARCLPAPDREARLAVLARLWDAAPARRWWAANAAVAELETARPGLEYDAEALKHWRERLRQAGEAEERAWEELSTPPYFSRVARHDLSPFELSEVQSELARCRPVAKCWIVCKALREFPQRRAYLVFVLLPAMDDEDRYGLCRWLERNLSLPGPALVLWAGESPTLQEIERSAFAPVLSR encoded by the coding sequence ATGGACCAGGCGGATTTCGTGCACATGGTGCGCATGAGCGAGCACGCGAGCGCTGAAGACTCCAGCGCGTACCGGCGCAGTGTCGCCGCTTTCGCGGCCCTGGGGTACGCCTGGGTGGTGGGTTGCCTGCTGTTGTCGGTGGGGCTGCTGGCCTGGGTGTTGCCCCAGTTGCTGCATGGCCGCTTTCGCGTGGCCTACGTGTGGGTGGTGCTCGGGGCGGGCGGCCTGCTGTGGACCTGCCTGCGCGCGCTCTGGGTGCGCATCGATGCGCCCGATGGCCTGCCCATCACGGCGGCCGATGCGCCCGGCCTGTTCGAGGCGCTGGAGCGCATCCGCACCAAGGTCAAGGGCCCGGCGCTGCACGGCGTGTACCTGGACGGCGACTTCAACGCCAGCATTCGGCAGACGCCGCGCTGGGGCCTGTTCGGCGGCGCGGTCAACCACCTCACCATCGGCCTGCCGCTCGTCATGGCGCTGGACAAGCCGCGCCTGATGGCCGTGCTGGCGCACGAATACGGCCACCTGCGCGGTGGCCACGGCCAATTCACCGCCTGGATCTACCGCACGCGGCTGGGCTGGCTGCGCCTGCACGAGGGCCTGCGCGACGGCAGCGGGCCGGTGGCGGCGGCCACGCAGGCCTTCCTGCATTGGTACTTCCCGCGCTTCGCCGCGCGGACGTTCGCCCTGGCGCGCCAGGACGAATACGAGGCGGACCGCATCGCCGGCCGGTTGCTGGGACCCGACGTGGCCGCCGCGGCGCTGGCCGAGATCGAGATCAAGGCGGCCTGGCTGGCGGACGAGTTCTGGCCCGGGCACTGGCGCACGGCAGCCGCCCACCCGCTGCCGGCGGGCCCCTACGGCGCCCTGCGACGCCTGCTGGCGCTGCCGGTCGAGGCCGGCTTCGCCCAGGAGGCGCTGCGCCAGGCCGTGCGGCGCATCAGCGGCGTGGACGACACCCACCCGGTGCTGCGCGACCGGGTCGAGGCGCTCACCGGTGCGCGGCCCGCCCTGCCCGAGGGCTCGCGCCGCGGCGCCCTGTCGCTGCTGGGCCGCGATCCGCAGCGCTGGATCGACCATTTCGACCGCCTGTGGTGCCAGGAGAACGCCAGCGGCTGGAAGCAGCACCACGCCTGGCTGACCCGGGTGCGCGAACGGGCCGAGGCGCTGAAAGCCAGCGCAGCCCGCAACAACGCCGACGAAACCGTGGAATGGGCCACGCTGCTGCGCCACCTGGACCCCGCTGCCGATGTGCGCCCCCTGTACGAGGCGGCCCTTCAGCGCAGTAGCGAGCACGCCGGCGCGCTGCAGGGGCTGGCCCGTTGCCTGCCGGCCCCCGACCGGGAGGCCCGCCTGGCCGTTCTGGCGCGGCTGTGGGATGCGGCGCCGGCCCGGCGCTGGTGGGCGGCCAATGCCGCCGTCGCCGAACTGGAGACGGCGCGCCCGGGCCTGGAATACGACGCCGAAGCCCTCAAGCACTGGCGCGAGCGGTTGCGCCAGGCGGGCGAGGCCGAGGAGCGGGCCTGGGAGGAGCTGTCCACCCCGCCGTACTTCAGCCGGGTGGCGCGGCACGATCTCTCGCCGTTCGAACTGAGCGAGGTGCAGTCCGAACTGGCCCGTTGCCGCCCGGTGGCGAAATGCTGGATCGTGTGCAAGGCCCTGCGGGAGTTTCCGCAGCGGCGGGCCTACCTCGTCTTCGTGCTCCTGCCGGCCATGGACGATGAGGACCGCTACGGGCTGTGCCGCTGGCTGGAGCGAAACCTCAGTCTGCCCGGGCCGGCGCTCGTGCTGTGGGCGGGGGAGTCGCCCACGCTGCAGGAGATCGAGCGCTCGGCCTTCGCTCCGGTGCTGTCGAGATAG
- a CDS encoding DUF1653 domain-containing protein, with the protein MTDDLPALRPTPPGLYRHYKGLLYEVIDTARHSETLEPMTLYRALYGERGLWVRPATMFEETVVIDGRAQPRFQRVQASPEAVPTAKP; encoded by the coding sequence ATGACCGACGACCTTCCCGCCCTGCGCCCCACCCCGCCCGGTCTCTATCGCCACTACAAGGGCCTTCTGTACGAGGTGATCGACACCGCCCGCCACAGCGAGACGTTGGAGCCCATGACGCTGTACCGCGCGCTCTACGGCGAGCGGGGGCTGTGGGTGCGGCCCGCCACGATGTTCGAGGAAACCGTGGTGATCGACGGGCGGGCGCAGCCGCGCTTTCAGCGGGTGCAGGCATCGCCGGAAGCCGTGCCCACGGCCAAGCCATAG
- a CDS encoding ATP-binding protein, giving the protein MTQAAATAPTAPARTGWRRWLPDTLFGRLALLLFVAVTASHVLALTLMFELRPAGMGPPPPPEAAMDGDAARRPPPARPPESGGPSRERRPGFLHAGLALDIGVRLLALMLAAWWGARWLSQPIHRLARVARDLGGDLHGPPLPEDGPAECREASRVFNQMQARIRQQLAERDGFVAAVSHDLRTPLTRLRLRAETLHDDGERERFCRDIGEMDAMITATLDHLRGVAHAEPVAPLDIGALLQSLVDDAQDCGHAVTLQGSARPLPARVGALRRCIGNLVGNAVRYGGGAEITLSDDGAAVRIAVRDHGPGLPEQELDRVMQPFYRVEGSRNRHSGGVGLGLSIAHDIAQRHGGSLQLCNAPGGGLIATVTLPRGGGAGQAMCLLQKQ; this is encoded by the coding sequence GTGACGCAGGCCGCGGCCACCGCGCCGACGGCGCCCGCGCGCACAGGGTGGCGGCGCTGGCTGCCGGACACCCTGTTCGGCCGGCTGGCGTTGCTGCTGTTCGTGGCCGTCACGGCCAGCCACGTGCTGGCCCTCACGCTGATGTTCGAGCTGCGCCCGGCCGGCATGGGCCCGCCACCACCACCGGAGGCCGCCATGGATGGCGATGCCGCGCGGCGCCCGCCACCCGCCCGGCCACCCGAATCCGGTGGCCCCTCGCGAGAACGCCGCCCCGGCTTCCTGCACGCGGGCCTCGCGCTGGACATCGGGGTGCGGCTGCTGGCCCTCATGCTCGCGGCCTGGTGGGGCGCGCGCTGGCTGTCCCAGCCCATCCATCGGCTGGCCCGCGTCGCGCGCGACCTGGGCGGCGATCTGCACGGCCCGCCGCTGCCTGAGGACGGCCCCGCCGAATGCCGCGAGGCCAGCCGCGTCTTCAACCAGATGCAGGCGCGCATCCGCCAGCAACTGGCCGAGCGCGACGGCTTCGTGGCCGCCGTGTCGCACGACCTGCGCACGCCGCTCACCCGGCTGCGGTTGCGCGCCGAAACCCTGCACGACGACGGCGAGCGCGAACGCTTTTGCCGCGACATCGGCGAGATGGACGCCATGATCACCGCCACGCTCGACCACCTGCGCGGCGTGGCCCATGCCGAGCCGGTGGCGCCGCTGGACATCGGGGCGTTGCTGCAGAGCCTGGTGGACGACGCGCAGGACTGCGGCCACGCCGTCACGCTGCAGGGCAGCGCGCGGCCGCTGCCGGCGCGGGTGGGCGCGCTGCGCCGCTGCATCGGCAACCTGGTGGGCAATGCCGTGCGCTACGGCGGCGGCGCCGAGATCACGCTGAGCGACGATGGCGCCGCGGTGCGCATCGCCGTGCGCGACCACGGACCCGGCCTGCCCGAGCAGGAGCTGGACCGGGTGATGCAGCCCTTCTACCGCGTGGAAGGCTCGCGCAACCGGCACAGCGGCGGCGTGGGCCTGGGGCTGTCGATCGCGCACGACATCGCGCAGCGCCACGGCGGCAGCCTGCAGCTGTGCAATGCGCCGGGCGGCGGGCTGATCGCCACCGTGACCCTGCCGCGCGGGGGCGGGGCCGGCCAGGCAATGTGTTTGCTACAAAAACAATAG
- a CDS encoding response regulator yields the protein MQHILVVDDDDDITALLTQYLARFGYATHAARDAQTLRERMAAQAMDLVVLDIMLPGTDGITLARELRERSAVPIIMLTARANPYDCVLGLEMGADDYMSKPFEPRELVARIQNVLRRAAGRPAAEPAVPDDVVRFDGWALHSVERHLVSPSGVTVPLTNAEYRLLCTFLRMPRRVCSRDQLMEHARGRTMDSFERSIDLLVSRLRHKLSDDPRAPAFIRTVRGVGYLFHTQTVQGLAGRAQ from the coding sequence ATGCAACACATCTTGGTGGTCGATGACGACGACGACATCACCGCGCTGCTGACGCAGTACCTCGCCCGCTTCGGCTATGCCACCCATGCGGCGCGCGATGCGCAGACCCTGCGCGAGCGCATGGCCGCGCAGGCCATGGACCTCGTCGTGCTGGACATCATGCTGCCCGGCACCGACGGCATCACCCTGGCGCGCGAGCTGCGCGAGCGCTCGGCCGTGCCCATCATCATGCTCACCGCGCGCGCCAATCCGTACGACTGCGTGCTCGGGCTGGAAATGGGCGCCGACGACTACATGAGCAAGCCCTTCGAGCCGCGCGAGCTGGTCGCGCGCATCCAGAACGTGCTGCGGCGCGCGGCGGGCCGTCCCGCCGCCGAGCCCGCGGTGCCGGACGACGTGGTGCGCTTCGACGGCTGGGCGCTGCACAGCGTGGAGCGCCATCTCGTCTCGCCCTCCGGCGTCACCGTGCCGCTCACCAACGCCGAATACCGCCTGCTGTGCACCTTCCTGCGCATGCCGCGGCGCGTGTGCAGCCGCGACCAGCTCATGGAGCATGCGCGTGGCCGCACCATGGATTCGTTCGAGCGCAGCATCGACCTGCTGGTCTCGCGCCTGCGCCACAAGCTGTCGGACGACCCGCGCGCACCCGCCTTCATCCGCACGGTGCGCGGCGTGGGCTACCTGTTCCATACCCAGACCGTGCAGGGGCTGGCGGGCAGGGCGCAGTGA